From the bacterium genome, the window CTCAGCCTGGGTGAGGCAAGCCGCGTCCTGGGCATCACGCCGGCGACCCTGCGCCGGTGGGCCGATCACGGAGATGTCGCCACCTTCGTCACCCCCGGCGGACACCGGCGCTTTCCCCGCACGGTCATCGAGGCCCTGGTGCCTCAACCACCCAGCCGCCGCCCGCCACTCACCGGCGCCACCGCCCGCCGGGTGGCCCTGACCTACCGGCGAGCCAAACCCCCCGGCCGGCGCCCGGCCGCATGGCTGGCCGCGCTCTCGGCGGCAGAGCGCGCTGAGTTCCACCGACGCGGCCACCGGCTGATCGCTCTGCTGCTCGACCACCTGAACGAAGAGGAAGGCCATCAATCCACCGGGAGGCTCGCGGAGGCTGCCGAGACCGCGGCGGAGCACGGCCGGCGCGCGGCGGCGGTCGGCTCGTCCCTCTCGGAAACGGTGGAGGCCTTCGTGCGGTTCCGCGGCGCGTTCATCGGTGAGCTCGCCGGCATCGCGCGCCGCCGGCGGCTCGACACGCGACAGGCGACGGCGCTGCTGGTCGAGGCCGAGGACGCGGTCGACCAGCTCCTGGTGGCGCTGATGAACGGGCACGCGTCGGTGACGTTCGAATCGTGAGGCTCAAGCTGGGCACCCGCGGGTCGCGGCTGGCGCTGGTTCAAAGTGAGCTCATCGCGGAGCGGCTCCGCGGCCAGGGCCACGTGGTCGAGCTGGTGCCGATCGTGACCGAGGGCGACATCCGCCCGGTCGACATGTCACCCGGCGAGGGCGTATTCGTCGCCGCCATCGCCCGAGCTCTGATCGCGGGCGACGTCGACATCGCCGTCCACAGCGCCAAAGACGTACCTCTCGAGGAAGAGTCCGAGCTGGTCATCGCCGCCTATCCCGAGCGGGCGGACCCACGCGACGCCCTGGTGACCAAGGCCGGTGGTGGATCGCTGGCATCGCTGCCTCGGGGGGCGACGATCGGCACCGACAGCCCGCGACGGACAGGCTTCCTCAGGGCCGCCCGGCCGGATCTTCGCCTGGTTCCACTGCACGGCAACGTCGAGACGCGATTGCGAAGGCTCGATGCCGGCGAGGTCGACGCGCTCGTCCTCGCCGCCGCGGG encodes:
- a CDS encoding hydroxymethylbilane synthase translates to MVRLKLGTRGSRLALVQSELIAERLRGQGHVVELVPIVTEGDIRPVDMSPGEGVFVAAIARALIAGDVDIAVHSAKDVPLEEESELVIAAYPERADPRDALVTKAGGGSLASLPRGATIGTDSPRRTGFLRAARPDLRLVPLHGNVETRLRRLDAGEVDALVLAAAGLDRLGRGDRIDQRLDPELVTPAPAQGALAIQARRTDLRLVEMLAAADGREVRLAVEAEREVLKATGGTCRAPVGALASVDGSTFSMIVAGVNSDGTDRRMQRISGACHQAIELAGAAGRRLAAEVALR
- a CDS encoding helix-turn-helix domain-containing protein; amino-acid sequence: MICKVKPLASSSRPLWLSLGEASRVLGITPATLRRWADHGDVATFVTPGGHRRFPRTVIEALVPQPPSRRPPLTGATARRVALTYRRAKPPGRRPAAWLAALSAAERAEFHRRGHRLIALLLDHLNEEEGHQSTGRLAEAAETAAEHGRRAAAVGSSLSETVEAFVRFRGAFIGELAGIARRRRLDTRQATALLVEAEDAVDQLLVALMNGHASVTFES